cacacacacacacacacacacacacacacacatatatattatttttttgagatggagtttcactcttgtttcccaggctggagtgcaatggtgtgatcttggctcactgcaacctctgcctcctgggttcaagtgattctcctgcctcagcttccctagtagctgggattacaggcacttgccaccacgcccaggtgattttttatatttttagacagggtttcactattttggccaggctggtctcaaactcctgacctcaggcaatccacctgcctacgcctcccaaagtgctgggattataggcatgagccaccacaccaggctgaaatatatatatttttagatctGTCCACTGAAGAGGCCTAGCAACAGTGACCAGTTGTTGCCAATGGGTAGGCCTAGCACCCAGATTGTGACTCCTTGGAGAAACAACTAATTCCAATTGGAATCATTGTACATTTCTGTATAAAAATGAGCCTACCACACTCTGTCATGCTATAAAGCAAGGCAGCTCTCAAAGACTACTAGGGTCATGTTAAAAAGACTCAGATGCCATACTTGGTAGGCTTCCACTGGTCAAAGATGAAACAAATTTAACatcaataataacttaaaattctcagatatgtttaaatctgtaagttcACTAAGAAAACCCcatcgccgggcacggtggctcaagcctgtaatcccagcactttgggaggccgaggcgggtggatcacaaggtcgagagattgagaccatcctggtcaacatggtgaaaccccgtctctactaaaaatacaaaaaattagctgggcacggtggcacgtgcctgtaatctcagctactcaggaggctgaggcaggagaattgcctgaactcaggaggcggaggttgcggtgagccgagattgcgccattgcactccagcctgggtaacaagagcgaaactccgtctcaaaaaaaaaaaaaaagaaaaccccatcaaATCAACATTGAATACCTTCAAAGTATGCTAGGaaacaatttcattaattttttttaaatttcattaatttttaagctgacaaatgaagaataaaatgtttatcttGCCTTCACTAtgcaaaaaataaccaaatagttGATAtaggaaatttttctttatagagaAATTCTAGCTAATAAATAAAGAATGAGGGATAGAGTTAGACTATCATCATTTGAATGACTGGATCCAGGCAGTGATCACTAGGAGTTGATAGCATCATCAAAAAGGAGGCAACCAGACATTATGTCCCTTCCAGGAGAAATACACAGCATCACCTGTGGGGTAGTCTTGCCAAAACGATAATAATTGAGACTAAATCTGATAAAGCCTCCTGTCTGACtacacatttacaagaaatatGAGACACAGAGAAATGTGTTAAATGGTACCACAGGGATGCAGTGGGCAAGATACAGACTGCAGGAAACGCTTCCTATCAAATGATTCAAGTGACTTcaacaaaaaaattgcaaagggagaagaaaaaaagagatgaaagaggGATCAATAGTTTAAAAGAAATGAGACCAATCAAACAATCATGATGCATAAACATTGTTCTGATGtggaatgaaataaagaaaatataaaaacaataccaaaaaaagGCAATCATGGGTTATTTGATTACATTAAGGAATTATCGTTAATTTTTTGGGTTTGAAAGCGGTGGGACTTTTTTGAGATATTAATAGAGTCTGGAatttgcctcaaaataataaaggtgtGGGGACTGAGTGGGGATATACATGAAATAAGATTGGCCATCTACTGATTATTGTTGAAGCTGGGTTATTGGTACATTTGGCTCCTTAAGCTAGGGTCtgttatttttgcatatgttttaaaattttatcattaaaaagtggaaaataaaagcaatctaTTTGAGGATGGGAGAGAAAAGACCAATATATCTGAAATAATTAGCAAATTGTGAATTATAGTTAGATGGTAGGACATACGGATAGGTtcaaatacaaagcaaaaccTTACCCCCTAAATTATCTTTCAGAAAAGGAATTAAGTGGACTGAAATTCTAGTCCTTGTAAGTCTTTCTCATCATGGGCTCTGTCTCAATGACTTCATTTTGAACAACAAATTATTGATGGGGAACAACTATTAACCAGAAACCACTTCAATCAATACTAGCTTGACATGTTTATAGATATCAAGTGATAAAGTTGTTTCAAAAAGGAATGCAGAGGTTTAACAAAGATATAGTAATTATTCCAAAGGTTATAGCCTCTCAGTTAAAGATGTTGGCCGTATTACAAAGAAGATAGTTtagggcgggcatggtggctcacacctgtaatcccagtactttgggaggctgaggcagcagatcatgaggtcaggacattgagaccatcctggcaaacatggtgaaacgctgtctctactaaaagtacaaaaaattagctgggcgtggtggcacaggcttgtaatcccagctactcgagaggctgaggcaggagaatagcttgaatctgggaggcagaggttgcagtgagccaagatgcaccactgcactccagcctgggtgacagagggagactctgtctcaaaaaaaaagaagagagcttaaagcaagatttaaaaaaaaaaaaaaaaaaaaaaaaaaaaaaggcaattccGTAATTACATTGAGGAAATCACAAGCATAAGCAAGTAGTCCTAATATGTGAATAGCTACCTGCAGCTTGGGATAAATTTTCTAGCAATAGTCAAATACAggatttcaaaaatgaaatcctgCTAATCTGGAAGTAAAGAACTTAGCTGGAAGTGAAAATGACATCATCTGAACACTGCAGTTGATGACTCAAAATGTGGCCTAGTGACGACTGAGAACTTAAGTTGCAGCTAGGAGTTTTATTTAAACTGTCTCACCGAATGTGATAGAAGAACAAAAAGCAGTTTTTCTAAATCAAGATATGGTTTTATATCAATCGCTATGTTAAAaacatttgtgtatttaaattaatatactCGAGTTAATTTAAATTGTAATGGACATTTGCCTATTTCATCAACATGACTAAAAAGTTATAAAGTTAAACTGgccaaatctctttttcttttggtggaGGCAGTTTCTCATAGAGAAATGGGTGATTGCTTCCCACCTGTGTTTGCCTGTATTCTGGCACGTATGGAAAATTAAGACTTCCTCAAACTCTGACAGCGCTTTTGGGTGCTCTTTGAGGAAGATGGGGTTTCCGCAGGCTCCTGCTCCTGACTCACCGCTGTTTGCTCTCACAGAGGAACAAGTCGGTCAGGAAGCCACGCAGCCGCCATGGCTTTTAAGGATATGGAAAAAACACCCGTGCAGCCGGAGGTGGCAAGTCACCGAGTTCGAATCACTGTAGCGACCCGCAAGGTAAAATCCCTCAAGGTGTGTGCTGACTTGATCAGAGGAGCACAGAAAAAGAATCTCAAAGTGAAAGGACCAGTTCGAATGCCTACCAGGACTCTGAGATTCACTACAAGAAAAACTCCTTGTGGTGAAGATTTTAAGACGTGGGATCGTTTCCAGATGAGAATCTACAAGCGACTCATTGACCTGCACGATCCTTCTGAGATTGTTGAGCAGATTACTTCCATCAGTATTGAGCCAGGAGTGGAGGTGGAAGTCACCATTGCACATGCATAAATCAACTATTTTAATAATTGACTAccagttgttaaaaaaataaaataaaataaaataaaatggatccATGTAGGCAGCTGTAGTTAGGGAAGGCCTCATGAAAGAAGGTGGGATTAAAACGGGTAGAGTTTGCATTAGTAGGGTAGAAAGCTTTCCGAATGTGGAAAAAGACATGAATAAAGACATATTAACGAAAGAAAGCTTGACTTGGGTCTCTCCCCTAAATAATAGTTGGAGAAGAACCAGCTAGTTTGGCAAGAAGGCCCAACCAGAGGAAAATTAGAAACAGTTTATACACGTGGGGTGAGGCCAGCTCGTGGAAGACCCTGACAGTCAGCCAGAGGGCTTTGATAAATTCTGAGGATCTCTCTCAGAGAGAATGATTCTCAGATTATAGTCAGGGTTGCATTATGACTTTCACACGCTCTAGGCACTTTCACCTTCATGGGTCGGTTCCTTCCttccaaaaacatttaaaattttactttatgacTATATCAGTATAAACTGAACGTAATccagatggcttttattatcatattcatattattgtatttatttttcttccaagtttaaaagaaattacaattaaaacatttttattggttCCCTGAAAGCATCATGAGTTTTAGGCACTATGCCTGACATGCCTAGTGAGAACTCCGCTCTAATCAGGGTTTGATAATTTGGGTCTTAAATATGTTAGACACTTTATGGTTAAGGCATCACTAtgatcattttatatatgtagacaaaaccattttttttttttttttggtatatggaGAGATAGATCTCATCTGGATCACAAAATGCTTTTCTGTGGGCAAAGGTGGGCCAGGAGGAATGAGATTATTTGCTGGTCTGCCATCTGGCCTTGGCCATAAATACCCTCCAACTGCAAAGCAACTTAGTGGAAGAACATGGGGTGTCTAGAGGACTTATATCTGGGTCTCATTGTTGGGGAAACAGATTCCAGaatgctagaaataaaatgaTGGCAATCATAATGAAAGTTGGAGTTAGAAGGGAAAGTCAGACCACATCCTGAGAAATGATGCCAGGCTTCGGGGCTGGAGTGTACTACTGCCTTCAGATCAGATTCTTGGATCTGATGCTCATAATGTCCGTAAGAACTTCTACCACCACTTTCTTTTCCCCCTGCCTTTTTTGTGCTAAgtataaccaagaaaaaaagccTTTTGTCCATTCCCAGATGAGGGTTTTAAAGTGGCAGCAGACAGAGAATCCCTTAGGGCTGGTATCATATTGGCAGCACAGAtcatgactaaaaaaaaaaaaaactacacagaGAATGGGGAGTTTGGGAGAAGGTTTGCCAGGTTTGCTTTTTTAGCAGACCTTTTCCGGCAGAGTCAAATAATCAATACTTCCCTACTGAATCCTTGGAGAGCCTTGAGTCTCTGCCTCTAAGGGACTTGGATTCCTTCTGAAACAATCAGAAGACTACTTAGAAAACATTTATCTTGTAACCAGTGGGATACACGAAGGGCTGGAAGGCAGAGACTCACCCTGAAGGGCCAAAAAGATGAGAATTGAGAGTAGGGTGGGGAGGAGACTGTTCTTGAAAAACGTATCCTGGGTCCTTGCTACTCAAACTATCTCTGGAGCAACAGGATTGACACCAGAATATAGATTTTATCAAAACCCCCAGGAGATTTgtctatataattaaaatttgagaagcactggggCAGGATGTtagctgagaggctgaggagggcacaGCAGACTGGCAAGGCAGATCGAGGTCACAATTGGCAGGCCTTGGTATCCTGGTATTTTTGGAGATGGCGATGATACAAAGATGAGTCCAAGAATACAAATTTGGGAGACTTAAAGAATATAAGTAACGTCCAATACTCATTTACCTACACAGATAACTGATAGACTAATTAAAAATCATGGCTATTCATTAAGGCACTAGATTCACGGTCAAATGATATGTTTAGGTTGGGTACTGAGTTTGCAGTACCCATTAGCATGACATTTATgcgtttaaaaacaacaaaattgccTTCTTCTGCCTAAGAAGTTAAACGCAGGCTGTACTTATATTCATTTCtctcttcattattattattattattttgagaccgagttttgctctgttgtccaggctggagcacaatggcacaatctcagctcactgcaaactccgcctcccaggttcaagctatttttctgcctcagccttctgagtagctgttacaggtgcccaccaccacacccagctaatttttttttgtatttttagtagggatgggggttcaccatgttggcctgcctgctcttgaactcctgacctcaggtgatccacttacctcttcctcccaaagtgctgagattacaggtgtgagccaccgtgcccagcctctctcaTTATTTAATCAATATTTCCTTTCTATGCATTTGTTATGTGACCTTGAATattgctaattattattattatttttgagatggagtctcgtcacccaggctagagtgccatggctcactgcaacctctacctcccaggttcaagtgattctcctgcctcagcctcctaagtggctggaattacaggtgtgtgccaccacgcccagcaaacttttgtgtttttagtagagacagggtttctccatgttggccaggctggtcttgaatgcctgacctcaagtgatctgcccacctcagcttcccaaaatgcggggattacaggcatgagccgctgcacttGGCCAAACATCGCTAACGGTTAGTGCCACAACACACAAGGTGCCAGCTTTCTCAGTGCTGTGTAACCTATTCAGTTAAAATTAGACAGCATGAGGGTTACACATGGGCTGTAAGCTTTTACTTAATTCAAGGAATTAGTGAAAATGGTCTGGCACCTTGGAGTTATAAAACGGATAGAACGCTTCCATGGGTCCCTGACTCATCATGCAGGAGTACTAACCCAAGTGATGCTGTGCTCTTGTGTTGATTGAAAGAattaagaaaggagaagaaaggcatCGCATCTATAAGTGGAAACAGTACTTGCATGACATTCACGCACCACCTATTGTCTAAGGTCTGACAGTTTCAGTGACTCATCCAGATGTTTTGACTACATGATACCAGCCTCAGAGCTATTTGCCAACATTAGTATAATTGAATACCTCATTCCAGTTttcatcttctcattttctttcaccaTGTAGACACCATACTACTTCTTGTCCTCTCTGTCCCAGCTACAGAGGGGAGAAAGCACCAAGGCACACGCAATCCAGACTCTCGACCTCTCTGCAGCGTCTAGCTACTTCAAGTTAGGACTTCTAATTTGAACCAAGAAAAACAATGTTCTGTGAATCTTTTTCTCCCcggaaaaaaaatgagcaaatgaagtTCTTTTCTGTTTACAGTGCGCCATAGCTAGGAGATGACAAAAGCTGCCTGTATTGCTTtttgttcgttttgttttttgagacagagttttgcttttgttgcccaggctggagtgcaatggtgagatctcagctgacagcaacctctgcttctcatcATCCACCACTactcccaggtaattttgtatttttagtagaagcggggtttctccatgttggtcaggctggcctcaaactcctgacttcaggtgatcacccacctcggcctctcaagtgttgggattataggcctgtgccaccgcgcctggctgcgtTGTTTTTTATAATGTGAGATTTATTCctcaagaaaaagaagtcattcagATGAGTCTTGGTGCTCAAGATATTGAAATGTTCTGACTATTCTCTAATACAACAATAGTAAAGTGAATTCAACAGCCCGCTGCCCACTTTAAAACACTGGGGTACCTCTGTGCTTCCCAGATATTATTGTTTCCCATGGCAGGTTCCAAACTGGTAGTCTGAAGCCTAGCTCTGGTCTGCAGACATATTTTATTTGGACTCCACAGTGTTTTTACAAACTTTGagccaaaatgtaaaaatagggAGATTTCACACCAAAAAAACTCAGGGTTACTTGACTTTCATGAAAAATGAGAGTATGTGATAAGACTGGACTCTTGTGTGACATGGATCCTTCTTCTTATGATGGTGATCAACTGGAACTGGCTGGTGACTACCCTAGGATGTCACAGTCTTCATCACTCTCTACCATTTCCCTGACTCTGGGGCTGAGTGCCAGTTTTCATTTACTGATCTTTGTGCTTGCTATGTTATTTATCTAGAAATAGAGAAAGATTTATCTGAACCCATGTCGTTATCAAGAGAAAGATATCAGGCCAGGcacgatgactcatgcctgtaatcccagcactttgggaggctgaggtgggtggatcacttgaggtaaggagttcaagaccaacctaggcaacatggcaaaacctcgtctctgctaaaaatccaaaaattagtcgggagtggtgatgcatgcctgtaatctcagctactcaggaggctgaggcaggacaatcacttgaactcaggaggcagaggttgcagtgagctgcagtcatgccactgcactccctcctgaaccacagagtaagactgtcttaaaaaaaaaaagagtaagacagtaaaagataaactgaaaatTGTATTTCAAGGAAAATGAGAGCACACACATTTCTTCATGGACTTGAAAAATATTCCTGCATATTCAATACTTAAACTTTATGTGTTTGTTGGAAGATTGACTGTGTTGAAAGAGAATTTAAGGACCTGGGTACTGCCTAGATCCTGAGGTCAACTGAGTAAGTGACCCTTCTTCACCTCGCAGTATTGGAATGGAGTGCCTAAATTTTCAGTGAAGATAGAATGAAGATAAGTTTGCAAAACCACATGACATAGTGCATGAGACATCTGAACAGAAATGCACCTGGAACTGGAGAACCCAGAGTTGCGGTTTAGCTGGTGTCATATAGAAAGTGCCCTACAGTCGTCCTGTTTCTGCCTTTCTGAATGAGCACCTGCTCCAGCACAGACCTCAACCAGGAAATAACCCCATATCACAGGCAGCAGAATAAAAGGTCTCTCTCATTCTCCTACAGACCATAATACAGTATCCTGACAGAGGTTGCTCACTtctacccaggctagagagcgGAGCCACAGCATTTTGCAAACAGACAGAAGACAACTCTATTTGGGATGATGAGTACAACAGCAGCCCACATCTGTACAGCACATCTGCAGGTTTCCACCTTTGAAGGAAACAAGAGACCAAGATCATGAAATGAGCCAGCTGccgtagctcacacttgtaatcccagcactttgggaggccaagtgggaggattgcttaaaccctaAGGTTTCaaacccgcctgggcaacataaacaGAGCCTGTCTCCacagataataaaaaaattagctaaacttggtggtgagtgcctgtggtcccagctactcaagaggctgagacaggaggacagattgagcccaggagtttgaggcgcagtgagccatgactgtaccactgcactccagcctggaccacagagtgagactccatctcaaagaataaaataaaaataaaatttgacctTTAAGTAAGTGCATAAGCAGATCTGAGAGTTGGGACATCACGGAGTAGACAGAGGACAATTAGGAGAAACTTGAAGAAGAAACATTTAGATCCTGGCAGAACAGAGAGGACCCTCTTGGCTAAGAACCTTCGTCTGTTCCCCAACCCTCAACAATAGTTCTTTAGCAGAAGGAATCAGAAACTGCTATAGATTGTTTGTGATAGGGTGTCTGGTAAGCAGAGACCATAGTCCTCTTTCCTCTTGTTTTGGGAGGtggaaaggaagacagaggaaaCAACCAGCATTCTTTATGTATATTCAGATAGAAATAAGCCCTATTAAGGCAGTATTTACTAAGGTGAGGCTAATGAACAGATTCATCCACACCAAGCCCCAGAATCTTAACTGAAACAGTCTTGTACAGTCCTCCTTATCCAGGTATCTCTTTTTCTTAACTCAAAATCACTTACTTAACTCAGCcaggagttttgtttttaaaaaaaaaaaattaatgtaatctaTGTGATGAGGTGATAAGCATATGCATTTATTCTTTACCTTTAACCTAGGCCTTGGCTgggtgcgtggtggctcacacttataatcccagaactttgggaggctgaggtgggtggatcacgtgaggtcaggagttcaagaccaccctggccaacatggagaaaccacatctctaaaaaaacagCCAATCCCGCTGCTGCTTTGGCTGTGGGTGTGACTCTTGGAGACTGATCTCACACAGGCTGCGGGTCGCTTGTCCACTACAATGAGATCCTTATTGTCAAATTATGCCTTGGTCAGTAGAGGCATAAGGTTACACAGCCTTATGGCAGAGGAAATGGCCAGCATTCTTCATGTTCAGAGACAAGTCTCTCTTCGGAGCTTCTTAGGGTCAAAAGGAGAGAGGTGTTTATTTCTCTGGATCATCACCACTTACAGAGCTGTCCCCTGAGGGAAAGGTAGGGTGAAGGAGCCTTCTTGGAAGAGAATGACTGAGAATCCTCAGCTCCTACTTTTTTTGGAGCCTGAGTCTCTCTGttttacccagcctggagtgcagtggcatgatcgtgggtcactgcagccttgaaatcctgggctcaagcaatcctactgccttagcctcccttgAGAGGAAGTGCAAGTAGATGGGATTAAGGAtggaagtagctgggattacaggtacgtgccaccacacctgattacatttttttttttttttttgagacggagctcttattgcccaggctggagtgcagaggcacgatctcggctcactgcaaccactgcctccctggttcaagcaattattctgccccagccttctgaatagctgggattacaggtgcccgccaccatacctggctaatttttttgtatttttagtacagacagagttttgccatgttgggcaggttggtatcaaactcctgaccttgacctccctgaagtgctgggattataggcacgagccatcgtgcttggtcattttttttttttttttaagacaaaggctcactctgtcacccaggctggagtacagtggtgtgatcttagctcactgcaaactctgccaggttcatgcgattttcctgcctcagcctcctgagtagctgggattatagacaagcactgccatgcccagataatttttgtacttttagtagagacgggtttcaccatgttgcccaggctggtcttgaacagtTGACCTTaggactaatttttaaattttttgcagagatggcagtcttactatgttgctcaggctggtctccagcttctgggttcaagccatcctcctgcctgggcctcccaaatcattgggattataggaatgagccattgcatctgggcCCCAATTCTTACTCTTTTGAGGTTCAGCACTTGGAGAATCTCTCTTAGATTGAGGTAGGCCCACTAATAGCTATTATCAGGAAAGAATATCAAAGAGGAGCTCACCATGAGGGAAAGGTAGGTCAAGGCTGGTAACCGAGGTTCAATGCAGAGAGCTGCAAGATGGTGTTGGGGAGGGTTGGTATTGGTACAGCATACAGCTGAGGACAACTACTGTTTGGTAGTGCTAGACCCTGGGACCATACGAAGAACATAAAGTTAATGAAAAGAATTATAAGCTCCAATCAATCCTAAGTTGGGTTGCTATTGAACAAGGCATACTTCGACCAGTAAGTCTCATTTTTGTAGATAAGTGTCCCCCAACCTGTGTGAGATCAGTCTCCAAGAGTCATACCCACGGCCAAAGCAACAGTGGGATTGATCCGATGTGtgactttctgttttctctctccccttgctTTGATTAAGACCCTCAAGTCCTTAGACTATTCATGGAGTGATGAGTGGTCTTTGGGAGATACCATGCTTCTtaataataagagaaaatctGATTCCACATAAGCTTATCAAGTGGGCTGTAAGAATTCCAAGGCCTAGGTTAAAGGTAAAGAATAAATGCATATGGTTATCACCTCATCACATAgattagattaatttttttttttttttttgagacagaacctccctgttacccaagctggagtgcaatggcgcctctgggctctctgtaacctccacctcccgggttcaagcaattctcctgcctcagtctcccaagtatctgggattacaggcacatggcaccatacccagctaatttttgtatttttagtagagacagggtttcaccatgttggtcatgctggtcttgaactcctgacctcgtgagctgcctgccttggccttccaaagttctgcgTCCAGcaaatctcttctcttttcttttctttttttagaaaactcCTGGCTGAGTTAAATAAGTGACTTTGAGTTAAGAAAAAGCGTTACCTGGATAAGGAGGATTGTACAAGACTGTTTCAGCTAAGACTCTGGGGCTTGGTGTGGATGAATCTGTTCATGAGCCCCACCTTAGTAAATACTGCCTTAATAGGGCTTATTTCTATCTGAATATATAGCATGATTCACTTGTTGATGTGTATGAGGTAGGAgtaaggaggaggcaggagattGGCGATGGGAAAGATACACGCTTACCTTTCAAAGGGAGGTGGCCACTTGGCTGCCAGAAGGTGGGGGAAATGACCTCTGTCGGGGCAGTGTCCCAACATCAGATCCATCACCTGCCTCTAACCAAAGAAACCAAGGAGACTCAGGGTAGTACTGGTGACGGGTTGAGAGGTATGGAAGCCAACACAGAAGTGAGGACTGACTCCTCTCATCCCTCCACTTCAAACTCCAAGGAACACACCCGCCATTCAGGTAAACCTCGGGAGGTTTCAGCATGTTCCAAGGTACAAGAATCAAGTTAGCACACACCAGCATGGCTTGAAATGGCAGATAATAAACATTAATCTCCCTAATAAATTCATTAGTCAGCTGTATGGTCTTGAAAGTGGTTTGTACACTCAGATCATAAATTTAACCCTGGTTAGACATTAACCTTCTCTGACTTTGCTCAGCAAATCTCCCAGTAGCCCTAGTGGGATCAAAAGATTCCTCAGTCTTCCATTAAGATC
This is a stretch of genomic DNA from Saimiri boliviensis isolate mSaiBol1 chromosome 9, mSaiBol1.pri, whole genome shotgun sequence. It encodes these proteins:
- the LOC101029388 gene encoding small ribosomal subunit protein uS10-like, translated to MAFKDMEKTPVQPEVASHRVRITVATRKVKSLKVCADLIRGAQKKNLKVKGPVRMPTRTLRFTTRKTPCGEDFKTWDRFQMRIYKRLIDLHDPSEIVEQITSISIEPGVEVEVTIAHA